From a region of the Theobroma cacao cultivar B97-61/B2 chromosome 8, Criollo_cocoa_genome_V2, whole genome shotgun sequence genome:
- the LOC18591989 gene encoding interferon-related developmental regulator 1 — translation MGKRKTQRKNAAMLDSDDDNSSVSSSSTMRSDRMSVSGTEEVEFNKDSLLDEAVDALYEKRGTTRVKALELIIDAFNSNLQHQFVEKKFATLLHQCLNCIKKGSSKEISLASHTIGLLALTVGSGDNAREILEESITPLSQAFKSGSESSKIASLLECLAIITFIGTNDPEETEKSMQIMWQLVHPKQGSNVITVKPSAAVITAVVSAWSFLLTTMDGWRLSSKLWQESITFLSSLLDKDDRSVRIAAGEAVAVIFEMGSLEKFAAEAKGSSDGSVSEGNKSKEGFSHIQGLKGKILNQVRDLSVEAGGKGSAKKDLNNQRNLFKDVLEFLEEGYCPETSVKIGGDSLQTSTWSQFIQLNFLRRFLGGGFTKHMQENEFLQDVLGFTPKRRNLLGSEHISNTEKRMYRSPNSVLNKARTQLLNKQRMLSEGRNIGHFAVNVGDEDF, via the exons ATGGGAAAAC GTAAAACTCAGCGAAAGAATGCGGCGATGTTAGATAGCGACGATGATAATAGTAGTGTAAGTTCATCGTCAACCATGCGTTCTGATCGAATGTCGGTGTCTGGCACTGAAGAAGTAGAGTTTAATAAGGATAGTTTACTTGATGAAGCTGTCGATGCATTATACGAAAAGAG GGGTACTACACGAGTGAAGGCCTTGGAACTGATTATTGATGCCTTCAATAGCAACTTGCAGCACCAGTTTGTGGAGAAGAA ATTTGCTACATTACTGCATCAATGTCTGAATTGCATCAAAAAGGGGTCCAGCAAAGAAATATCTTTGGCATCTCATACCATTG GTTTGCTGGCTTTAACTGTCGGTTCTGGAGATAATGCACGGGAAATATTGGAAGAATCAATCACTCCTCTCTCACAGGCTTTTAAATCTGGCTCTGAATCTTCTAAGATAGCTTCG TTACTGGAGTGTTTGGCTATCATCACTTTCATTGGGACAAATGATCCAGAGGAAACAGAAAAATCAATGCAAATTATGTGGCAATTGGTTCATCCTAAACAAGGTTCTAAT GTAATTACTGTCAAACCTTCTGCAGCTGTTATAACAGCAGTTGTGTCTGCCTGGTCGTTTCTTTTGACAACCATGGATGGATGGAGACTGAGTTCGAAACTTTGGCAAGA GTCCATTACATTTTTGTCTAGTTTACTAGATAAGGATGACCGATCCGTGCGCATTGCTGCCGGTGAAGCAGTGGCAGTAATTTTTGAGATGGGAAGCTTAGAGAAGTTTGCAGCTGAAGCTAAAGGTTCCAGTGATGGCTCAGTTTCAGAAGGAAATAAATCTAAGGAAGGATTTTCACATATACAAGGACTGAAGGGAAAGATTTTGAACCAAGTCAGAGACCTCTCTGTGGAAGCTGGTGGTAAAGGTTCTGCCAAGAAAGATCTTAACAATCAAAGGAACTTGTTTAAGGATGTGTTGGAGTTTCTTGAG GAGGGTTATTGTCCTGAGACATCAGTGAAGATTGGTGGGGATTCACTACAGACATCAACATGGTCCCAGTTTATTCAG TTGAACTTTTTGAGGCGCTTTCTTGGAGGAGGTTTCACTAAACACATGCAG GAAAATGAGTTCCTTCAAGATGTTCTTGGGTTCACTCCAAAAAGAAGGAATCTTCTTGGCAGTGAACATATATCCAACACTGAAAAG AGAATGTACAGATCACCAAATTCAGTCCTCAACAAAGCAAGAACCCAGCTATTGAACAAGCAGCGGATGCTATCTGAG GGTAGAAACATCGGGCACTTTGCTGTCAACGTAGGTGATGAAGATTTCTAA
- the LOC18591990 gene encoding LOW QUALITY PROTEIN: uncharacterized protein LOC18591990 (The sequence of the model RefSeq protein was modified relative to this genomic sequence to represent the inferred CDS: substituted 1 base at 1 genomic stop codon), whose product MAMASSEQPLKKRRLYEPPPEPPETVAQPETSVGPPTTPPPLSQEEILARRRNRDEIRSVYENYKRIKSCIALKGKDVRHMPELEQAYLALITASRGCTSVQRLVADFIPRYALYCPTALEAATKVIINVHNSSLAVINRGGDADNVAFQTAKACIFGLADLCCTASAEAPTSSVVRGICSAVFQNVLSFLVSSFEGKDLFQIVDNDIWRMQDSDEIFSELKQRFSDEDESSLIKLSKFHALSLLWIFFRCPKNLLAACFELFRSSATEEADKGLYFLRQATGRLDNVDVESVLGKITVGPKSCTDSPGISTKGSLLSGETPRSDSCYVTEDASPALKSSLLGLVFGRNPSLRSWMVLKYKNLCKLSPSKSVPGIISSLEGIFESFGKCISIEVQADSDEDDSDSSKFVSQPHLVSRSSNQHETSTDQSGSNKTSNESCAENVSGQYLKPHIVPLEANVHLNTGSGHDSGGSRSMDFERHDHGDLSASRSSVARDLSSHQMLSPVTRTPLDFRSNSFEGRNHVKNVDKNQVSNTSGASALRSSSGGVSNAVASPSSRFAASYGSASSQTAWYFDGEPAAMGIFSASRQLWLGALGPDASEGHIRFQLERFAPIEQFFFFPIKGFALVEYRNIMDAIRSRDYVRGCFPWRVMFMDIGLGTRGAMNGVAVGSSSHVYVGNVTSQWVKDEILHESRKAVYKGPYMVTDLTCECALLLEYETPEEAAAVMTHLRKHRKERSNHMPAFNAGPANVSMSHVDSGRSGAAPPIHVDIKNSNSANMSSSSMELVSPKLRGENHGTAAPVTHPYQSNWPAPGCTDMPEGGLRKVDGYDNNLIADHTQGGGGVVSGASGQVWNYKKPESELHLAPGTMPCMPIGTQGLSAPPPQQLQAPPFMRPVYHPSNSSWDPRGLNHQFPQNPISPGVVPNTFHGNAVPPPFIPASVTPLAQIQGPPIQHFEQMFPHPVVPPPLSSMPPPPPPPLSPPPLPQSLPPFVPPPPNSPPPPPPIAESTDTGSSELCVKHWWQGTLCKSGAHYCTIYAQRLESDLCKYSNAISEPAEWPAKLDMTKRTDFRHVKSTFTNTPPHKREVCCLIPSSSGDHKGFQDFISYLKQRECAGVIKIPAMKSMWSRLLFILPYSQEACSMLSVAPNSSECLIALVLPKETNFDWLXAQTISQKMSHRHTHINRQEGDRRSNFPKTQKKFIPKSQNKNKNQTPNPTTSLSSSLRQSLPKQRDAPPSGSPAAPSGSASSRVRMGENGDWVPIRGTPSTPDGNFVNYLPQDEAVAAGLGAEEGGLDPVESQRVVDLLNRELSRLLKLSPREFWKQVSGDTSLHKFLDSFLQFRSRWYDFPHRGVKGIVAGVIVGELELSRRVFMVLYRISSNRDPAARAADSLSANDHAVILQEKKLLDLPKLLDICAIYGHENDDLTKLLVANALKAQPTIYDNLTGVLSHFLSIVHTMHERCSTSLEVLFSSGSHGDYGFDRLHADFLEVIDFINDAIVSMDAFVTAYRPAALFFSCPVEMSYGNEELLTTLSRVHDNLLPSLQQGFRRSIESEEYGMLTDIAISLKMLSMRIVKFGWKLLDICYLSDEVFLDGHPIPTVTKMFPATVEDPFIRADILVQTFREINGVSLQSQENEKRDTFLQNVEKNCNIMSKLENLQNNGWIFTDDEQFQYLSGIMMYTKQGIAKVQPPKTPIPASVTGNKVQMDEDAAIMESKISQIKDLFPDHGKGFLAACLEVYNQNPEEVIQRILEGTLHEDLQALDTSLETMPMPKSASNLSRTDKGKGKLVDTDKGKGKLVDTVAVSSTTAVPVVSGQLVEGPSVSSSSSSVGRFVRKSEDDSPYYATLDTREEKDSSRKAALISQYEYEDEYDDSFDDLGLSVAESGLEENEMLSDKISSDLGKSWGTESGSYGQSTPSSKWGSRKNPQYYVKDGKNYSYKVAGSVAVANANEAFLVTQAQVELIHGLGRGGNLPLGAVKKLMEHGEQTNQPDVFEMGGRDHARNPRGRGKGGGARPRESREEQDNQSDNSEVEGRGNAGNQRGRGRSGGRHHYRKDRAMNKHFSGLTGF is encoded by the exons ATGGCGATGGCATCTTCCGAACAACCGCTGAAGAAGCGAAGGCTGTACGAGCCGCCACCGGAGCCACCGGAAACCGTAGCGCAGCCAGAGACCTCCGTGGGTCCACCGACCACTCCACCTCCGCTGTCTCAGGAGGAGATTCTTGCGAGAAGGAGAAACAGAGACGAGATTCGAAGTGTTTACGAGAACTACAAGAGGATTAAGTCTTGTATCGCCCTGAAAGGGAAAGATGTTCGGCACATGCCTGAGCTTGAACAAGCTTACCTAGCTCTCATAACTGCTTCTAGAG GCTGTACAAGCGTGCAGCGTCTTGTCGCCGATTTCATTCCTCGTTATGCCTTGTACTGTCCAACTGCTCTTGAAGCTGCTACAAAAGTCATTATCAATGTGCATAACTCTAGCTTGGCGGTGATTAATAGGGGAGGAGATGCTGATAATGTTGCATTTCAAACCGCTAAAGCTTGTATTTTTGGTCTAGCTGATCTTTGTTGCACAGCTTCTGCAGAGGCACCAACATCATCAGTTGTCAGAGGCATCTGCTCAGCAGTTTTCCAGAATGTGCTCTCCTTTCTTGTATCGTCCTTTGAGGGAAAAGATTTGTTTCAGATTGTTGATAATGATATTTGGAGAATGCAGGATTCTGATGAAATATTTTCTGAGCTAAAGCAAAGATTTTCAGATGAAGATGAATCTTCATTGATTAAGTTATCCAAATTCCATGCCCTAAGTCTACTGTGGATTTTCTTCCGTTGTCCAAAGAATTTGCTTGCTGCCTGTTTTGAGCTCTTCAGGTCATCTGCAACTGAAGAAGCTGATAAAGGACTGTATTTTCTGAGACAGGCAACAGGCAGGCTTGATAATGTAGATGTCGAAAGTGTTTTAGGTAAAATAACTGTAGGGCCTAAATCATGTACAGATTCCCCTGGAATAAGCACCAAAGGCAGTTTGCTTAGTGGTGAGACACCAAGATCAGATAGTTGCTATGTCACAGAAGATGCATCTCCTGCTCTGAAGAGCTCTTTGTTGGGTCtg GTTTTTGGTAGAAATCCATCATTGAGAAGTTGGATGGTCTTAAAGTACAAGAACTTGTGTAAGTTGTCTCCATCTAAATCTGTGCCAGGGATTATATCTAGTTTGGAAGGAATCTTTGAATCATTTGGAAAATGTATTAGTATAGAAGTTCAAGCGGACAGTGATGAGGATGATTCTGATTCCTCGAAATTTGTTAGTCAGCCACACTTGGTGTCTAGAAGCTCTAATCAACATGAAACCTCAACTGACCAATCTGGAAGCAATAAAACCAGCAATGAGAGttgtgctgaaaatgtatcAGGTCAGTATCTGAAGCCTCACATTGTTCCCCTTGAAGCTAATGTCCACCTGAATACCGGTTCTGGTCATGATAGTGGAGGCTCAAGGTCCATGGACTTTGAAAGGCATGACCATGGGGATTTGTCTGCTAGCAGATCTTCTGTTGCTAGGGACTTATCAAGCCATCAGATGCTTTCACCTGTCACTAGAACACCACTGGACTTCAGGAGTAATTCTTTTGAAGGCAGAAATCACGTTAAGAATGTTGACAAGAATCAAGTTTCAAATACAAGTGGCGCTTCTGCCTTGAGATCCTCTAGTGGAGGTGTAAGCAATGCTGTGGCATCTCCCAGTAGTCGGTTTGCAGCATCATATGGTTCAGCATCTTCTCAAACTGCTTGGTATTTTGATGGTGAGCCTGCTGCCATGGGTATTTTCTCAGCTTCTCGGCAGCTATGGTTGGGAGCTTTGGGGCCTGATGCATCTGAAGGCCATATAAGATTTCAGCTTGAGAGGTTTGCTCCCATTGagcaatttttcttctttccaatCAAAGGGTTTGCATTGGTTGAGTACAGAAATATCATGGATGCCATAAGGTCTAGGGATTATGTCCGTGGCTGTTTTCCTTGGCGAGTAATGTTCATGGATATAGGGTTGGGAACCAGGGGTGCCATGAATGGTGTTGCTGTTGGTTCTAGTTCTCATGTTTACGTTGGAAACGTTACAAGTCAATGggtaaaggatgaaattttgcATGAATCAAGGAAAGCGGTCTACAAGGGTCCTTACATGGTCACTGATCTTACTTGTGAATGTGCATTGCTGCTGGAATATGAGACTCCAGAAGAAGCTGCTGCTGTAATGACACATCTCAGAAAGCATcgaaaagaaagaagtaacCATATGCCGGCATTTAATGCAGGGCCAGCTAATGTCTCTATGTCTCATGTTGACAGTGGAAGGTCTGGTGCTGCTCCACCTATCCATGTTGACATAAAAAATAGTAACTCGGCAAACATGTCTAGCAGCTCAATGGAACTTGTATCTCCCAAGTTGAGGGGTGAGAATCATGGAACTGCAGCACCAGTTACACATCCATATCAGTCAAACTGGCCTGCTCCAGGTTGTACTGATATGCCTGAAGGTGGGTTGAGAAAAGTTGATGGTTATGACAACAACCTTATCGCAGATCATACACAAGGAG GTGGTGGTGTTGTCTCTGGTGCCTCTGGACAAGTATGGAATTATAAGAAACCTGAAAGTGAGCTGCATTTAGCACCTGGGACCATGCCATGCATGCCTATAGGAACACAGGGCCTTTCTGCTCCACCACCACAACAACTCCAGGCACCTCCCTTTATGCGACCTGTTTACCATCCTTCAAACAGTTCCTGGGATCCCAGAGGTTTGAATCACCAGTTTCCTCAGAATCCAATTTCACCAGGTGTGGTGCCTAATACTTTTCATGGCAATGCTGTTCCACCCCCCTTTATACCTGCTTCTGTGACTCCACTTGCTCAGATACAGGGACCTCCAATACAGCATTTTGAGCAGATGTTTCCACATCCTGTTGTCCCACCACCTTTATCATCAATGCCACCTCCACCTCCTCCACCTCTATCTCCGCCACCATTGCCACAGTCGCTGCCACCTTTTGTTCCTCCTCCACCTAATTCACCTCCTCCCCCTCCACCTATTGCAGAATCAACTGATACGGGAAGTTCTGAACTGTGTGTAAAGCATTGGTGGCAGGGCACATTATGTAAGAGTGGGGCTCATTATTGCACAATTTATGCACAGAGACTAGAGTCAGATCTTTGCAAATATTCAAATGCCATTTCTGAACCTGCAGA ATGGCCTGCCAAATTAGACATGACCAAACGCACAGACTTTCGGCATGTAAAGTCAACGTTCACCAATACCCCACCACATAAA AGGGAAGTTTGTTGCTTGATCCCTTCTTCTTCAGGTGACCATAAAGGC TTTCAGGATTTTATCTCATACTTGAAGCAGAGGGAATGTGCAGGAGTGATTAAGATTCCAGCAATGAAATCCATGTGGTCCAGGCTACTTTTTATTCTTCCCTACTCACAAGAGGCATGTTCAATGCTTTCAGTTGCACCTAATTCATCTGAGTGCCTCATTGCTTTGGTTTTGCCCAAAGAAACAAACTTTGA CTGGCTCTGAGCGCAGACTATCTCCCAAAAAATGTCTCACAGACATACTCACATCAACAGGCAAGAAGGCGACAGGCGAAGTAATTTCCCCAAAACCCAAAAGAAATTCATCCccaaaagtcaaaataaaaacaaaaaccaaacccCTAATCCCACCACCTCCCTCTCGTCTTCCCTCAGGCAATCTCTTCCCAAGCAACGAGATGCTCCGCCATCCGGCAGTCCCGCCGCACCCTCTGGCTCTGCCAGTAGCCGTGTTCGGATGGGAGAAAACGGAGATTGGGTGCCTATCAGAGGAACTCCATCAACTCCCGATGGCAATTTCGTAAATTATTTGCCCCAAGATGAGGCCGTGGCTGCCGGGCTTGGCGCCGAGGAGGGAGGATTGGATCCAGTTGAATCACAGAGAGTAGTTGATCTCTTAAACAGAGAGTTGTCTCGCTTGCTCAAGCTCAGTCCCAGAGAATTCTGGAAACAGG TGTCTGGGGACACTTCGTTGCACAAATTTCTGGACAGCTTCTTGCAATTTAGGAGCAGGTGGTATGATTTTCCTCATCGTGGTGTGAAAGGGATCGTTGCTGGGGTTATTGTAGGAGAGCTTGAATTAAGCCGCCGTGTCTTCATGGTGTTGTACAGAAT ATCTTCAAATAGGGATCCTGCTGCTCGAGCTGCTGATAGTCTTAGTGCAAACGACCATGCAG TCATCTTGCAGGAGAAGAAGTTGCTCGACTTGCCAAAGTTGTTGGACATTTGTGCTATATATGGTCATGAAAATGATGATCTGACCAAATTGCTG GTTGCAAATGCTCTGAAAGCTCAGCCTACAATCTATGATAATCTGACTGGAGTACTGTCTCATTTTTTGAGTATTGTTCACACGATGCATGAACGGTGCAGCACATCTTTGGAG gttcttttttcttctggAAGTCATGGAGATTATGGATTTGACCGGCTTCATGCTGATTTTTTGGAG GTGATTGACTTCATTAATGATGCCATTGTATCTATGGATGCTTTTGTTACTGCATATAGACCTGCagctttgtttttctcttgcCCTGTTGAAATGAG TTACGGAAATGAAGAATTGCTCACAACTCTTTCACGGGTGCATGATAATTTGCTTCCATCTTTACAGCAGGGTTTTCGAAGGAGTATTGAATCTGAAGAATATGGAATGTTAACAGATATTGCTATAAGTTTGAAGATGTTATCTATGAGAATAGTCAAATTTGGTTGGAAACTATTAGATATTTGCTATCTTAGTGATGAAGTGTTTTTGGATGGACATCCCATCCCAACTGTAACAAAGATGTTTCCAGCCACAGTTGAAGATCCATTCATAAGAGCAGATATTTTGGTTCAAACTTTTAGGGAGATAAATGGAGTTTCACTACAAAGTCAGGAGAATGAGAAACGGGATACTTTCCTTCAGAATGTTGAAAAGAATTGCAATATAATGAGCAAACTTGAGAATTTGCAGAATAATG GGTGGATATTCACGGATGATGAACAATTTCAGTATTTATCTGGGATTATGATGTATACAAAACAAGGCATTGCTAAAGTGCAACCCCCTAAAACTCCCATCCCAGCCTCTGTGACAGGCAATAAGGTACAGATGGATGAAGATGCAGCAATTATGGAATCCAAAATCAGCCAAATAAAAGATCTCTTTCCTGATCATGGCAAAGGGTTCTTAGCTGCATGCCTTGAAGTTTATAACCAAAATCCAGAAGAGGTTATTCAGAGGATTCTTGAGGGAACTCTTCATGAAGATCTGCAGGCTTTGGACACTTCCCTGGAGACAATGCCAATGCCCAAGTCTGCTTCAAATCTGAGCAGGACTGATAAAGGGAAAGGAAAACTGGTTGATACTGATAAGGGGAAAGGGAAACTCGTTGACACTGTAGCAGTATCCTCAACTACAGCAGTACCAGTAGTTAGTGGACAACTGGTTGAGGGCCCATCagtttcatcatcatcatcatcagttGGGAGGTTTGTTAGGAAGTCTGAAGATGACTCACCTTATTATGCTACTCTTGACACCAGAGAGGAGAAGGATTCATCAAGAAAAGCTGCTCTGATTTCTCAGTATGAGTATGAAGACGAGTATGATGACTCTTTTGATGACCTAGGTCTAAGTGTTGCAGAGTCAGGATTGGAGGAAAATGAGATGTTAAGTGATAAAATTAGCTCAGATTTGGGGAAGTCCTGGGGTACAGAATCAGGAAGTTATGGTCAATCTACGCCTAGTTCAAAGTGGGGCTCCAGAAAGAATCCTCAGTACTATGTCAAGGATGGTAAGAATTATAGTTATAAGGTTGCAGGTTCAGTTGCAGTTGCAAATGCCAATGAAGCTTTTTTAGTTACCCAAGCTCAAGTAGAATTAATACATGGCCTTGGACGCGGTGGCAACCTTCCTCTTGGTGCAGTTAAGAAGTTGATGGAGCATGGGGAGCAAACTAACCAGCCTGATGTTTTTGAAATGGGAGGGAGAGATCATGCAAGGAACCCTAGGGGTAGGGGAAAAGGGGGTGGAGCAAGACCAAGAGAGTCCCGTGAGGAGCAAGATAACCAGTCTGACAACTCTGAAGTGGAAGGGAGAGGAAATGCGGGAAATCAGAGGGGCAGGGGAAGGAGTGGCGGAAGACATCATTACAGGAAGGATCGGGCCATGAATAAGCACTTCTCTGGATTGACTGGTTTTTAG